One segment of Erigeron canadensis isolate Cc75 chromosome 2, C_canadensis_v1, whole genome shotgun sequence DNA contains the following:
- the LOC122588640 gene encoding uncharacterized protein LOC122588640, producing the protein MLQRQIMFKQLEELQRQKKLQELNDQRQQNVINQQSVIHDKQASGVQYAPLINGTPVRDASQMFMFGNGNTNLVQGFQNRLPYSQAQNQVLRSMGLASQPVDAHSFSNLSHFQGAIHESTGEQVDTISRSSLSDQYNVSYQAKNMFGPGFSQGLDMGSQTGNDQQEFGRGHEQDINPSQDFTSLDPLEQKFLFSTDDDSLGGFGSMFDDTDNSQALPSLQSGTWSALMQSALEETSSTDTGVQEEWSGLSFQNPELSNDNQPPNIMESGKNLPSWQNNNFQNASSLTARQEDLKSSNASSSFPSFQQSHKEGGGFEASAQAQRFSHLQVHQRPGGHDGEFGFVHDASSNGEEFNKGVLPSKASDMTTLRSSESSGMSAIVDRPADFPTADSNSQTSRHMLELFHKVDKLREYRHSAPSTNFESLSTNVMPKPETADAQTPSNNYSAPPFGFRLASPTQRPPVNYFGLSQISRPPDTSHIVQLKDQDGQRSLMFEGQQVSNSMRKYNTSVDNPSQPNLSGMGSYKTISGSPSASDVSHSRIETTSEVPKESGVANNVLEASGHVLNSQGFDYSRGQEGKFLLEEDAFPGRANANASLKKVHISPLNPTYSDPNARPTLKKEMVDSDPKAPQLNSVYENYRNLLMASAEREDQMVKRSSNPSLHDASQPRIDNSFVQMNLADTSQNGIVKPLSGTNTFAVNQSSSPYMQYIDVPKQPLPVYQSKKRKFSTYELLPWYKEVTQGSSRLQDMSIAELEWAQAAIRVPEKLKEHGEASGDSPSMVHPKKRIIFTTQLMQVLFRPAPAAILSADATACYNSVTYFAARFALGDACGLAKHSHMPCDISDSLSDKKDISKRSGENLSKTVEDFIDRAKKLEDELLRLENGGSYLEIRMETQDLERFAVINRFAKFHSRAQMVVAEPASSGGPSTVPKLYPQRYVTASQMPKIVPAGHNCISL; encoded by the exons ATGTTGCAACGGCAAATTATGTTTAAGCAGCTAGAAGAACTCCAGAGGCAAAAGAAACTTCAAGAGTTAAATGACCAGAGGCAACAAAATGTTATAAATCAACAATCTGTAATACACGATAAGCAAGCCTCTGGGGTTCAATATGCACCCTTAATTAATGGAACACCGGTCCGTGATGCTTCCCAAATGTTTATGTTTGGTAATGGCAATACCAACTTGGTCCAGGGGTTTCAGAACAGGTTGCCTTATTCACAGGCACAAAATCAAGTGTTGCGATCAATGGGTCTTGCATCTCAGCCAGTTGATGCACATAGTTTTAGTAATCTTTCACATTTTCAGGGCGCAATTCATGAATCCACTGGCGAACAGGTGGACACTATTAGTAGATCTTCTTTGAGTGATCAGTATAATGTTTCTTATCAGGCCAAAAACATGTTTGGACCAGGTTTTAGTCAAGGTTTAGATATGGGAAGTCAAACAGGAAATGATCAACAAGAATTTGGTAGGGGTCATGAGCAAGACATCAACCCTTCTCAAGACTTCACTTCTTTGGATCCGTTGGAACAGAAGTTCTTATTCAGTACAGATGATGACAGCTTGGGAGGTTTTGGGAGCATGTTTGATGACACTGATAATTCGCAAGCTCTTCCATCTCTTCAAAGTGGGACTTGGAGTGCTCTTATGCAGTCTGCACTTGAAGAAACCTCGAGCACTGATACTGGTGTGCAGGAAGAGTGGAGTGGTTTGAGCTTTCAGAACCCAGAACTGTCCAATGATAACCAGCCCCCTAATATAATGGAAAGTGGGAAAAACCTACCTTCATGGcaaaataataattttcaaaatgCATCTTCTTTAACTGCAAGGCAGGAGGATCTTAAATCATCTAATGCAAGCTCTAGTTTCCCCAGTTTTCAACAATCCCACAAAGAAGGTGGCGGATTTGAAGCAAGTGCGCAAGCTCAAAGATTTTCACATTTACAGGTCCATCAAAGACCGGGTGGGCATGATGGAGAGTTTGGGTTTGTTCATGATGCTTCAAGTAATGGTGAAGAGTTTAACAAG GGGGTTTTGCCCTCTAAAGCATCAGACATGACAACTCTTAGAAGCAGCGAATCTTCTGGGATGTCTGCCATTGTGGACAGACCAGCAGACTTTCCTACTGCAGATTCAAATTCTCAGACAAG TCGGCATATGCTTGAGCTTTTTCACAAAGTAGACAAGCTCAGAGAATATAGACATTCTGCACCCTCTACAAATTTTGAATCACTTTCAACAAATGTGATGCCTAAGCCTGAAACTGCCGATGCACAAACTCCCTCCAACAATTATTCTGCCCCACCATTTGGCTTTAGATTGGCTTCTCCAACTCAAAGGCCCCCGGTTAACTACTTTGGCTTATCTCAGATCTCCCGTCCACCG GACACCTCCCATATAGTCCAATTAAAGGACCAAGATGGCCAAAGATCGTTAATGTTTGAGGGTCAACAGGTTTCTAATTCAATGAGAAAGTATAATACGTCGGTAGATAATCCATCACAGCCAAATCTTTCTGGAATGGGATCCTATAAGACTATAAGTGGATCTCCTTCAGCCTCAGATGTGTCACATAGCAGGATTGAAACTACTTCTGAAGTTCCAAAGGAGTCTGGTGTGGCAAATAACGTATTGGAAGCTAGTGGACATGTATTGAATTCCCAAGGTTTTGATTACTCAAGAGGGCAAGAAGGTAAATTTCTTCTTGAAGAAGATGCTTTCCCTGGACGTGCAAACGCAAATGCATCTTTGAAGAAAGTGCATATATCCCCTCTGAATCCCACATACTCTGATCCTAATGCAAGGCCAACATTAAAGAAAGAAATGGTCGATTCCGATCCTAAAGCTCCTCAACTTAACTCTGTATATGAGAATTATAGAAATCTGCTCATGGCATCTGCTGAAAGAGAAGATCAGATGGTCAAAAGATCGTCTAACCCATCTCTTCATGATGCTTCACAGCCGCGTATTGATAATTCGTTCGTGCAAATGAATTTAGCCGACACAAGTCAAAATGGGATTGTAAAGCCATTGTCCGGGACCAACACGTTTGCTGTCAATCAATCATCTTCCCCTTACATGCAGTATATAGATGTGCCCAAACAACCTTTGCCTGTTTATCAATCAAAGAAGCGTAAATTTTCTACGTATGAGCTTCTACCATGGTATAAAGAAGTAACGCAAGGTTCTTCAAGGCTCCAAGATATGAG CATTGCTGAACTAGAATGGGCACAGGCTGCAATTCGGGTACCTGAAAAG TTAAAAGAACATGGAGAAGCGTCGGGAGACTCACCTTCAATGGTTCACCCAAAAAAGAGAATTATCTTTACGACACAACTTATGCAAGTGTTATTCCGACCTGCACCAGCTGCAATCCTCTCAGCTGATGCCACTGCATGCTATAATAGTGTAACATACTTCGCTGCTAGATTTGCACTTGGTGATGCATGTGGGTTGGCAAAGCATTCTCACATGCCTTGCGATATATCCGACTc GTTATCAGACAAAAAGGATATATCTAAGCGCAGCGGTGAAAATCTCTCAAAGACTGTAGAAGATTTCATTGATCGAGCAAAAAAACTAGAAGATGAGCTTTTGAG GTTGGAGAATGGAGGCTCGTATCTTGAAATAAGAATGGAGACCCAAGATTTGGAGAGATTTGCAGTCATCAACCGTTTCGCCAAGTTCCACAGCCGAGCTCAAATGGTTGTAGCTGAGCCAGCATCATCTGGTGGACCTTCTACcgttcctaagttatatcctCAAAGATATGTCACCGCTAGTCAGATGCCCAAGATAGTACCCGCAGGGCATAATTGTATTTCACTATGA
- the LOC122589121 gene encoding histone H4 — translation MSGRGKGGKGLGKGGAKRHRKVLRDNIQGITKPAIRRLARRGGVKRISGLIYEETRGVLKIFLENVIRDAVTYTEHARRKTVTAMDVVYALKRQGRTLYGFGG, via the coding sequence ATGTCAGGAAGAGGAAAGGGAGGTAAAGGATTGGGAAAGGGAGGAGCAAAACGGCATCGTAAGGTCCTCCGTGACAACATTCAGGGCATCACCAAGCCCGCCATCCGTCGATTGGCTCGCCGAGGCGGTGTGAAGCGTATCAGCGGTCTGATTTACGAGGAGACACGTGGCGTGTTGAAGATCTTTTTGGAGAATGTGATTCGTGACGCCGTGACTTACACTGAACACGCTCGCCGGAAAACCGTCACGGCGATGGATGTGGTTTACGCCTTGAAACGCCAGGGCCGTACACTTTATGGTTTCGGTGGTTAA
- the LOC122588768 gene encoding ribosome biogenesis protein WDR12 homolog — MDIDGDDATKSVQVRFVTKLKPPYIAPTTSIALPSNLTRLGLSAVVNNLLQSGNDEWKAEPFDFLIDNELVRMSLEAFLLAKGISAEKILEIEYIKAVAPRKEDDPSLHDDWVSSVDGSTQVILTGCYDGLGRIWKAAGVCTHILEGHSDALTSVGVVKGIDSENKSNLVVATGSKDKTVKLWKVDAAALEENLKIRAYRTLCGHTASVQSLAAHPTGDMVCSGSWDCRINLWQTESNEGDVVSTKKRKKGNKEEESQSEGEAVSTFVGHTQCVSSVVWPEPGTIYSASWDHSIRRWDVETGKDTLNMFCGKVINCIDVGGESSALIAGGGSDPILRIWDPRKPGTLAPSFQFSSHTSWITACKWHKRSWFHLLSASYDGKVMLWDLRTAWPLAIIDSHEDKVLCADWWNGDSVVSGGADSKLRISSETCIP; from the exons ATGGATATCGACGGAGATGATGCTACGAAAAGTGTTCAAGTACGATTCGTTACAAAGCTCAAACCGCCGTACATAGCTCCGACGACTTCCATTGCTCTTCCGTCCAACCTCACCAGATTGGGCCTTTCTGCTGTTGTTAATAATCTCCTTCAAtcag GAAATGATGAATGGAAAGCTGAACCGTTTGATTTTCTAATTGATAATGAGCTGGTTAGGATGTCACTTGAAGCCTTTCTTCTTGCCAAGGGCATTTCAGCT GAGAAAATTCTTGAGATTGAGTACATCAAAGCTGTAGCACCACGTAAGGAAGACGATCCTTCATTACATGATGATTGGGTCAGTTCAGTCGACGGTTCAACTCA GGTCATTTTGACAGGCTGCTATGATGGATTAGGAAG GATATGGAAAGCTGCCGGGGTTTGTACACATATTTTGGAGGGGCACAGCGATGCACTTACATCAGTTGGTGTTGTGAAAGGAATAG ATAGCGAGAACAAGTCCAATCTTGTAGTAGCGACTGGTTCAAAAGATAAGACTGTGAAACTCTGGAAG GTTGATGCAGCGGCCCTAGAGGAGAACTTGAAGATTAGAGCGTATAGAACTCTGTGTGGGCATACCGCTTCTGTGCAAAGTCTTGCAGCACATCCTACTGGGGATATG GTATGTTCTGGCTCTTGGGATTGTAGAATCAATTTGTGGCAGACAGAGTCTAATGAAGGTGATGTTGTGTCAacgaagaaaaggaaaaaaggcAATAAGGAAGAAGAATCTCAATCAGAG GGAGAGGCTGTTTCTACATTTGTGGGACATACACAATGCGTATCTTCAGTTGTTTGGCCTGAACCTGGAACTATCTATTCTGCATCATGGGATCATTCCATCAGAAGATGGGATGTGGAGACGGGAAAAGATACATTGAACATG TTTTGTGGGAAAGTAATAAACTGCATTGATGTTGGAGGTGAAAGTTCTGCGCTCATTGCAGGTGGTGGCTCTGATCCTATTCTTAGGATCTGGGATCCTCGTAAACCAG GAACTCTTGCTCCTAGCTTCCAGTTCTCTTCTCACACTTCCTGGATAACGGCATGCAAGTGGCACAAAAGGTCATGGTTTCATTTGCTTTCTGCATCTTACGATGGGAAGGTCATGCTATGGGACTTGAGAACTGCG TGGCCATTGGCTATAATCGATTCACACGAGGATAAGGTACTATGTGCCGACTGGTGGAACGGAGATAGTGTGGTAAGTGGAGGGGCAGATTCAAAGCTACGGATATCTTCTGAAACCTGTATTCCATGA
- the LOC122588589 gene encoding exocyst complex component EXO70E2-like, with protein sequence MGGCDHMMEVVEERSLIDAAKLIMTALDSNKKISKETRKVLADLGTRLNSMVKFGLSEDENEEEEEGELDGIKERIGSIQEKIMAWEGDDEAMIWDCDPEEAKEYVKTVDEARRLAESLESLNLSKDDNGLLRNVNSVIQTSMARIEEEFRHMLVNNRQTIEPEHLSFRSTEDDGLDEHSIVSFGDDSVDDSIQRDSVSRGAEVFIMDLINPQVIPDLKCIANLMLDSNYGRECSQAFISARKDALDDCLFILEVEKLSIEDVMKMEWVALNSKIRRWTKAIRIFVRVYLASEKFLCEQIFGETEPVSSICFFESSKASMLQLLNFAEAIAIGPHQPEKLLRILDMYEVLSDLMPDIEGLYSDESGSYIRIECQDVLTRVGDCVKATFIEFENAVGSNTSNSAFPGGGNHHLTRYVMNYFRTLTDYSDSLNACLKDQDRVADDQDSSTSPDASPGKNDENNNSSSSPMAIHFRSLMSILECNLEEKSKLYKDEALRHLFMMNNINYMAEKVKNSELRNVLGDDWIRKRNWKFQQYAMSYERATWSSILNLLTEDGFSNSGSSGSTSRTLLRERLQAFYAAFEEIYKNQTGWTVPNTQLREDVKISMSLKVIQAYRTFIGRHTNSISEKYIKYTADDLENYILDLFEGTPKSLHNSYRK encoded by the coding sequence atgggAGGGTGTGATCATATGATGGAAGTAGTGGAAGAAAGGAGCTTGATTGATGCTGCTAAGCTTATTATGACAGCATTGGATTCTAACAAAAAGATAAGTAAAGAAACAAGGAAAGTTTTGGCGGATTTAGGGACGAGGTTGAATTCGATGGTGAAGTTCGGTTTAAGTGAAGATGagaatgaagaagaggaagagggAGAGCTTGATGGTATTAAAGAACGGATTGGTTCGATTCAGGAAAAGATCATGGCTTGGGAAGGTGATGATGAAGCTATGATTTGGGATTGTGATCCTGAAGAAGCTAAGGAGTATGTAAAGACGGTGGATGAAGCTCGTAGATTGGCTGAAAGTTTAGAGAGTTTAAATCTTAGTAAAGATGACAATGGCCTTCTGAGAAATGTTAACAGTGTTATTCAGACATCTATGGCTAGGATAGAAGAAGAGTTTAGGCATATGCTTGTTAATAATCGGCAAACCATAGAGCCTGAACATTTATCTTTTCGTTCTACTGAAGATGATGGTCTTGATGAGCACTCAATTGTTTCATTTGGGGACGATTCAGTAGATGATTCTATTCAGAGAGATAGTGTTAGCCGTGGAGCAGAGGTTTTCATTATGGATTTGATTAATCCTCAAGTGATTCCGGATTTGAAATGCATTGCTAATTTGATGCTTGATTCGAATTATGGTCGAGAATGTTCTCAAGCATTTATCAGTGCACGTAAAGACGCGTTAGATGATTGTCTGTTCATTCTTGAAGTTGAAAAGTTGAGTATTGAAGATGTTATGAAAATGGAATGGGTTGCATTAAACTCGAAAATTAGGAGATGGACAAAGGCGATTAGGATCTTTGTACGGGTCTATCTTGCTAGTGAGAAGTTCTTGTGTGAGCAGATTTTTGGTGAAACCGAACCCGTGAGTTCAATATGTTTTTTTGAGTCATCAAAAGCTTCTATGTTGCAGCTTTTGAACTTTGCAGAAGCTATCGCTATCGGGCCTCACCAGCCCGAGAAACTTCTCAGGATTCTCGACATGTATGAAGTATTGTCAGACCTTATGCCAGATATCGAAGGTCTGTATTCTGATGAAAGTGGTTCCTACATTAGGATCGAGTGCCAAGACGTCTTGACGCGGGTTGGTGACTGTGTAAAAGCGACATTTATAGAGTTCGAGAATGCAGTTGGGTCGAACACATCAAATAGTGCTTTCCCTGGAGGGGGGAACCACCATCTCACCCGTTATGTCATGAACTACTTTAGAACCCTAACCGATTACAGTGATTCATTAAATGCTTGCTTGAAAGACCAAGATCGAGTTGCAGACGATCAAGATTCTTCAACTTCACCCGATGCTAGCCCTGGGAAGAACGACGAAAACAATAACTCGTCTTCATCACCAATGGCCATACATTTCAGATCACTAATGTCTATTCTTGAATGCAACCTCGAGGAAAAATCAAAGTTATACAAAGACGAAGCTTTGCGACACCTTTTTATGATGAACAACATCAATTACATGGCTGAAAAGGTGAAAAATTCAGAGCTAAGAAACGTTCTTGGAGATGATTGGATTAGAAAACGTAACTGGAAATTCCAGCAATACGCCATGAGCTATGAACGGGCCACTTGGAGCTCCATACTGAATTTACTTACAGAAGACGGTTTTTCTAATTCAGGTAGTTCTGGCTCAACCTCCAGGACTCTACTCAGGGAGAGGCTGCAAGCCTTTTATGCTGCCTTTGAAGAGATATACAAAAATCAAACTGGATGGACAGTACCGAATACTCAACTGCGCGAAGATGTGAAGATCTCGATGTCGCTCAAGGTGATTCAAGCTTACCGAACTTTCATTGGTAGGCACACCAATAGTATTAGTGAGAAGTATATCAAGTATACAGCTGATGATCTGGAGAATTATATCTTGGATCTGTTTGAAGGAACTCCAAAATCATTGCACAACTCCTATCGAAAGTAA